The Rosa rugosa chromosome 3, drRosRugo1.1, whole genome shotgun sequence sequence GGGTTTCAAGACTGGGCTTTTTGTTTAGGCATTGCCCTCTCTCTCGACCTCTCAAGTTTGTTaaagcttcaattttttttgggttgtaTGTTTAACTGctctattgtttgttttgaatttttccTTTCTTGCGTTTTTGCTTGGTTGTAGGTTGAATTGTTCTGGTGATGCCGATTGAAATTACTCGTGAATGTGTATTTGAGGTATTGTAACATTTCTAGATCCCCCCATTTAAGATGTTCAGAATGTGGATATCGATGGTTGGATTTCTTTGGATGAATACTTTCACATTGCTCTTGGAGTCTTGGTACAGTTTGAAACAGTTTTCACTatattttttccctcataatgTTATATTAGCTATTTTGTTGACTGCATTCCTATCACACTTCATTATCTCCCTAATTTTGGATTTACTCTCGGAACTTTATTACACTAAGTTTGAAGATTAACTTATTTGAAAAGTGGGACTCTGATTGTTGATGCTGGTGTGTGATTATTTCAGATATGAAAGTTATAGGTGATTTGAGTTGCTAGCTTAAATTTGTTGTGCAGATAGCCAGATAGTAGTAATAAGaacaaaaaatagaagaaagaacacagaaacagaaacaaaattgaTCACCTCTATAGTTCTAGGGGACCTTCAAAGTGAAAGCCAGTCACTTTAGTGCATGAGAAAGTACCTTAAAAGAATAAACTAATAACATTCTCGAAAAGTATCAAGTATGTAGTGAGTTGAAGCTCCATTGTTACTGAAACTTGATACTTCCAGGCCCATTATCTTTTTCATTCATATCATAATCCCATAAACACGTCTTGCACTCAATATATGGTGTAGCATGTTAACAGATATTTTACTAATAGTACTGATGCATTTTTAGAATGAAAATGTTGTCTAATTGTATTCACTATCTCTGCAGCAAACGCTCTAGCTACCTAAGTAATGTTATAGATAGATTCCTTCAACTTCTTTGAAGAAATTTACTCAGCTTTCACTTGATTGTTGTCTCTTTGATATAGAAATGTTCTGAGAGATCACTTGATAATCATGCCTACTACTCTACTAGTGCATTCTTTGCAGTTGGATCATTATTTTTCCGTGTGGTTCCTGTAAAATCAATCCTCTCAAGTTGGAGTTTGCTATATATTCTAGTATGCAGGTATATTAATTAACCTCAATATGCAATTGTTATGTGGAGTATACGTTGTATTGGATTTTTAACTTTTTTGGAGTGTGCCTCTGTATCCATACTCTGAAATCAAGTCACTTCTAGTGTAGGATACTTTCAAGCTAACTTCTTGAAACTAGTTCAAAATGGTTGATAGCAACGCATCATCTGCAAAGGTACATAGCTGACTCAACTGTTCTGCCATCTTAGAAGATCGTATTGAATCCAAAAGTAGTACCATAAAGCATTTTATGCACCTGTTCTGTTTGAGGGTTAAAGAATAAAAGAGTGACTCTCCAACACAAATATGGTTAGTTCTGTAATTGGTTTAATTATAATTGGATATTGGATAAAATTTCAGTGATGTCCTAGTCTTATTTACATACACATTGAGTAATGCTTATTTACTGTCCACTATGTGCAATTTCTTTTGCAAGTGAACTGGGAGTTTTGTTCCTATCTTTTACTTTATGGCATATGGGGGGGTTTGAGATCATATAGGCTGAATTTAATGGCATGTAAATATATCAGATCACAGCTAGTTGTCGAGTGATGCTATACGTATATTATTATGTAAATCTATGCAATTGGAGGCTATGCAATTGGAGTAGGGATAAAACGGTAGAAGGATACTTCTTTTAACTTTAATGGTCCAGTCACTGGTCTTATTATTATTACAATAGTAAAGCTTTGGATGTCAATGAGCAATTTTCCTGTTAAGTGATATAGGGAAGCCTGTTACTCGTTTTCTTCATCTCTATCTCTCATATCATATTAGGTCGTCATTGGAAATCTGTTAGCTTAAACTGCTCTATTGTTTGATTTCAGATTAATTGTTTCCCTTATATCTAGGCCATGACTCTTGGATTTTGTTCCAAATTTGCTTCAGAGCCATGCGTTTAGAAGTTTGTACTGTTTTATGTTTGATCATATGGAAGTGGGGAAATCCCCAAATTGGCGGGCTGCATATTTGGTTAAAATAGGGTCTgccttttttgttttcatggGATTGATAGTCTAGACACGCCATTAAGAAGGtaataggaaaaagaaaaagcctGTTGTCAAACTTGGATCCAATAAGCATAGCTCAATTTTCGGTTTCTTTGAAAGTAAAGAGTACCTTTTTTGTATTATTTTGATTCATATTACGGCACAACCTGTGGAAACTACTACATAAAGATTTGCAACCAGTTCCTTATCCTTTATCAATCTGCTCCAAGTTTTGATTTAGTCATTAGTTGCATGCAACATGGTCTTGTCTGTGCATAAGTTTGAGAGAATCTTTCAATTGGACATAATAGATTGATAAAATGATACCCCTCTCTCtgtccctccctccctccctcactGTTGATATTCAGGTGTGAAAAGGAAACTGTTCTATTCCCTATACTCACTACTGGTAATTCCTTTCATTTCCTATAAGGAAGATCTCAAACTACATCTTTAATTGGGTTTAAATGTTTCTTTGCTTCTctgcttctttctttctgtaaTTGAGTAATTCTGTttgtttctttgcttctttctgtttgtttttttgCTTAGGAGTTAGTAGGTGTAGCCGTGTCGTCTACCATTTACTACTCTGCTTCTTTCCTTATTGTTGTTTAAATGTTTAATTGTGAATGAGTAATGGGCACTATGAAGTATGATTGTATGAAGTATGAACTGGAAGTCTGGAACAGAATGTTTGTTTTTGCGTTTCTATATTTGTTTATATGATTATAGTTAAATTATCTCAAATGTTATAGGCACGGTTCAAATGCTCAACCTGGATCCCAATATTTAATGATGTTGATGAGAACAAATGTTCGAGTCTATTGTTAGAGTAGCTGAAATCTACTGCTTTCGAaggtacttttttcttttctcttcattGTGCATATAAAATTGTGCCTTATATTGTGGCTTTTGTTTATGTTAAATTAGTTGTTATGAAAAATATTTAATTCAAAGTTAATTTCTTAATGTAGCTGCTGTTAGAGTATAATGTCAAATCATGAGCCGAAACTGAAGCGATCAAAATTCATACATGGTTTCAAAGAACAAATGTTGAGTTTTCAAGTTCAAATGTGGTTTCTGAACCTTCCATATCCTCTCCAAATATTGATGTTGAACTTCCACTTTCCATTCCTGAACCAAATATTGATGTTGAACCTCCACCTTCCATTCCTGAACCACAAAATAATATCAATGATCTTGAACGTGATCCTGGATTACGTTGTGCCATATGGAAATATCCAGTGAATGAGCGTGATAGTATTCGAAAAGCCTATGTCTTGTTGGGTCCATTTCAACCCAAGTTAACATTTCCATTCATCAAACAAGGGAGTCAACAACGTAAATTTCAGTTTTCTTGGTTCAAGGATAATCCATGGCTAGAATATTCAATTGCTCTTGATAGGGCATATTGCttcccttgttttctatttGACACTGAAAATTCTCACCATCATGCATTCACCGTTGATGGGTTTAAAAATTGGAAGAGGGTTTGTGGTGGTGATAATATGTTGATGAAGCACGTAGGAGGCCTTAATTCTCCCCATCATGCTGCAATGCACAAATGGGATTTATTAAGAAATCCTACCAAACAAATTGAAACATTTTTTCAGTCAAAATCTTTGAAAGATGTGGAAGACAATCTTTGAAACAGTTTTTCAGTCAAAATCTATAGAAAGTAAGGTTGTCTAGTTTTGACTATTCATGTTTCTACGGCGACCACTGAAAGAGCATTTTCAGCTATGAACATCATCAAGAATAAACTTAGAAACAAGATGGAAGATGAGTTTCTTGGTGATTGTATAGCCCTTCACGTTGAGAAGGAATATGCTGAATCTATTGACAATGAGTCGGTGGTCAAAGAGTTTGAAGCTAGTGGGACTCGTAGAGATTTAGTTAGTTTATGCTCTTGTATTGCATTGcacttttattttgttgttgattgtgttttttagttttgtatCGATATGCATTGAGGGGTAAGACTCATTACGTCCCCCCCTAACTAGGTGtatcttttttttaattaatgaaATTCTCTCGCACCGTCGAGATtctcaataattttttttcttttttcgtttaAGAAATCCAAGCCCCCTTAAGGTTTCAATCCTAGATCCGCCACTATTTTGAAGCACATTTCTAGTACAGGTATCACTTACGTTTCCCTTACAAAACATACATATGCCACTCCTTAGTTCCAACCAACAAAGGCAGTAAGAGCTACTGGAAACTAAGGTAATACCACCGTCATTAGTAAGAATGGGGAACCAACCACTCCAGAAGATCCAAATATAAATGAAGGTCTAAAACAGATTTATAAAAAAGTAGCTGACTACAGAAGGGAAAATATAGTCCTAGAAGCAAGACACACATTTCTTTTTATAATTTGAACACTACTTTTAGTGTGTATTCTGTTGTTTTACCATTGCATATATAAGACTTGACCAATTTCCACTGTTAAAACATGTTTTGAAGTAATTAGATATGCATGCTTCCTCGTATTGAAGATGAACATGTTCAACATAACAAATCATGAGGTTATGTACATCACAGGCTAAATACGTATTCTCCGCTTAATATTTATAAAGAGAACTCTCTTAGATTCATAGTCCACATTTAACAACAGCTGAGAATGAGTTTTACGTGGGGATGGGGTCAACTTTTCATGGTAGCCTCACATTTCTAAGAGAGGTGGTAGGCTGAAGACTCATCTGCAGTTTAGTGATGTTATAAGCTACCAACTGTATTATTCACAAAACTGAGGATAAAGAGAGAAAAGGATGAACCAACAATCTCATTGTATATCTAACAGACATGTTAAACAAAG is a genomic window containing:
- the LOC133737530 gene encoding uncharacterized protein LOC133737530; the encoded protein is MFESIVRVAEIYCFRSSNVVSEPSISSPNIDVELPLSIPEPNIDVEPPPSIPEPQNNINDLERDPGLRCAIWKYPVNERDSIRKAYVLLGPFQPKLTFPFIKQGSQQRKFQFSWFKDNPWLEYSIALDRAYCFPCFLFDTENSHHHAFTVDGFKNWKRVCGGDNMLMKHVGGLNSPHHAAMHKWDLLRNPTKQIETFFQSKSLKDVEDNL